From a single Collimonas pratensis genomic region:
- a CDS encoding NUDIX hydrolase, with amino-acid sequence MDAILQIDKPLFTVDSVLFTVHDGVLKVLMAKRAESPFVGYWGLPGGFIDISLDENTDMTARRKLLNKTGMVPSYLEQLQVISGPKRDPRGYSITLAYYALVAHQDVESRIASVESSCWLNVSELPKLLIAFDHRHIIEIARQRLQQKTLYSMIPVFCLPEKFSIGQLIKVIEAIIEKPIQRKSLMRRIEASEMFEISNEKISSGGRLAQLYALKPGVDIVNFERNLSV; translated from the coding sequence ATGGATGCCATATTGCAAATAGATAAACCTTTGTTCACTGTGGACAGCGTACTTTTCACTGTTCACGATGGCGTTTTGAAAGTGCTGATGGCCAAACGCGCTGAATCGCCGTTTGTGGGTTATTGGGGGCTGCCAGGTGGATTTATTGATATCAGTCTGGATGAGAACACTGATATGACAGCCCGTCGAAAGTTGTTGAACAAAACGGGGATGGTGCCGAGCTATCTAGAACAGTTGCAGGTGATTTCCGGACCTAAGCGCGACCCGCGTGGATACAGCATCACACTTGCCTACTATGCGTTGGTAGCACATCAAGACGTTGAGTCTAGAATCGCGTCGGTAGAGAGTAGCTGTTGGTTGAATGTGAGTGAATTGCCCAAGCTATTGATTGCTTTCGATCATCGACACATCATTGAAATTGCACGGCAGCGACTTCAACAGAAAACGCTGTATTCAATGATTCCAGTATTCTGTTTGCCCGAAAAATTCAGCATCGGTCAATTGATCAAGGTGATTGAAGCCATCATCGAAAAGCCGATTCAAAGAAAAAGTCTAATGCGACGAATTGAAGCATCGGAAATGTTTGAAATATCCAATGAAAAAATATCTTCAGGAGGGCGATTGGCGCAGCTCTATGCATTGAAACCAGGCGTCGACATCGTTAATTTTGAACGCAATTTAAGTGTTTAA
- a CDS encoding ABC transporter ATP-binding protein: MTTVASDAEKTDGDLVVDVDRINKHFGSKHVVKDLSLQVRRGEIFGFLGPNGSGKTTSIRMMCGLLTPDSGHGTCMGFDIIKQSDQIKRRVGYMTQKFSYWDDLSIRENLDFVARIYGMQRRKEVVDQSLEKLGLSSRAKQLAGSLSGGWKQRLALAASMLHQPELLLLDEPTAGVDPAARRDFWEELHRLAAEGISVLVSTHYMDEAERCHKLAYLAYGKLLVQGTAAEVVAGQGLSTWAIYNSRDSDIRDNKLVGLSQQLHEQPGVDQLVVFGTSLHVCGKDAALLEQTLRRITAGQGLRMELIDTSLEDVFIYMMNRSTDNFGELS, translated from the coding sequence ATGACCACCGTCGCCAGCGATGCCGAGAAGACCGATGGCGACCTGGTGGTCGATGTCGACCGCATCAACAAGCATTTCGGCAGCAAGCATGTGGTGAAGGATCTGTCGCTGCAGGTCCGGCGCGGCGAGATCTTCGGCTTCCTGGGCCCAAACGGCAGCGGCAAGACGACCTCGATCCGCATGATGTGCGGCTTGCTGACGCCGGATTCCGGCCATGGCACTTGCATGGGCTTCGATATCATCAAGCAGAGCGACCAGATCAAGCGCCGGGTCGGCTACATGACGCAGAAATTCTCTTACTGGGATGATCTCAGCATCCGCGAAAATCTGGATTTCGTGGCGCGCATCTACGGCATGCAGCGGCGCAAGGAAGTAGTCGACCAGAGCCTGGAAAAGCTTGGCCTGAGCAGCCGCGCCAAGCAGCTCGCCGGCTCGCTCTCGGGCGGCTGGAAGCAGCGGCTGGCGCTGGCGGCCAGCATGCTGCACCAGCCGGAACTGCTGTTGCTGGACGAACCGACCGCCGGCGTCGATCCGGCCGCGCGCCGCGATTTCTGGGAAGAGCTGCACCGGCTGGCGGCCGAAGGCATCAGCGTGCTGGTCAGCACCCATTACATGGACGAGGCCGAACGCTGCCACAAGCTGGCTTACCTGGCCTACGGCAAGCTGCTGGTGCAAGGCACCGCCGCCGAAGTGGTCGCCGGCCAGGGCTTGAGCACCTGGGCGATCTATAACAGCCGCGACAGCGACATCCGCGACAACAAGCTGGTCGGCCTGTCCCAGCAATTGCACGAACAGCCGGGAGTCGACCAGCTGGTGGTGTTCGGCACCTCGCTGCACGTATGCGGCAAGGACGCCGCCTTGCTGGAGCAGACCCTGCGCCGCATCACCGCCGGCCAGGGCTTGCGCATGGAACTGATCGACACCAGCCTGGAAGACGTCTTCATCTACATGATGAACCGCTCTACCGACAATTTCGGGGAGCTGTCATGA
- the prs gene encoding ribose-phosphate diphosphokinase: protein MDSHATSNHRYFLPNPQPAEDSFKHFQFKSGENHLQILAPSSSHVQIMFRYSGDQSLIQLLLLTDALRRQGANVIDLCIPYFPGARQDRVCNSGEPLSVKVYADLINQQHYQKVCIFDPHSDVVVALVDNVQVVKNHQFVRDVVNDLRSDFILVSPDAGSNKKIFELSGQLDGLPVIRADKIRDVRNGAIIGTEIYCDDLSGKTAVIVDDICAGGRTFIELAKKLKTKNCKEIILLVSHYEGTADEKKLMESGIDAIYTTDSLPGFVASEFLNVKNIWQFMPAQGEK from the coding sequence ATGGACAGCCACGCTACAAGCAATCATCGTTATTTTTTGCCGAATCCTCAACCAGCTGAAGATTCGTTCAAGCATTTTCAATTCAAGAGCGGTGAAAATCACCTTCAAATTTTGGCGCCCAGCAGTTCCCATGTCCAAATCATGTTTCGCTACAGCGGGGATCAATCGCTCATTCAGCTCTTGCTGCTGACCGATGCACTTCGCCGCCAGGGCGCAAATGTGATCGATTTATGTATCCCTTATTTTCCAGGTGCAAGGCAAGACCGCGTTTGCAATTCTGGCGAACCACTGTCGGTGAAGGTCTACGCTGATTTGATCAATCAACAGCATTATCAAAAGGTGTGCATTTTTGATCCCCACAGTGACGTGGTCGTTGCCCTCGTGGATAACGTCCAGGTAGTCAAGAACCATCAGTTTGTCAGAGACGTCGTGAATGACTTGCGATCAGATTTCATTCTGGTGTCGCCAGATGCCGGTTCGAATAAAAAAATCTTTGAATTATCTGGCCAACTTGACGGATTGCCGGTGATCAGGGCGGACAAAATTCGCGACGTACGGAATGGGGCAATTATCGGCACAGAGATTTATTGCGACGATTTAAGTGGGAAGACGGCAGTGATTGTCGATGACATTTGTGCCGGCGGCAGGACTTTCATCGAATTGGCGAAAAAGCTGAAGACCAAAAACTGCAAAGAAATCATCTTGCTTGTGTCTCACTATGAAGGCACCGCCGACGAGAAAAAATTGATGGAAAGCGGCATTGATGCGATATACACCACCGACAGCTTGCCAGGCTTTGTCGCTTCGGAATTTTTAAATGTAAAAAATATTTGGCAATTTATGCCAGCGCAAGGAGAAAAATAA
- a CDS encoding TetR/AcrR family transcriptional regulator yields the protein MTTPAPVRGRPLASDQDSREKLLDTATLLFSSQGIAATTVAAVARQAGVTAAMVHYYFKNRDQLIEAVVDERVSLFIRSIWEPINGDQPPEQMIMGIVDRMISTTEKMPWMPALWVREVLSDGGQLRERMVRRVPLAKLMLFADNIARSQQAGQLNPQLQPDLIFVSVIGLTMLPLAMARTLKDRPSLPIAHKLALMDKALLARHIKALLLHGLAMPGATLSDD from the coding sequence ATGACCACCCCCGCGCCAGTTCGCGGCCGACCGCTGGCATCCGACCAGGACAGCCGCGAAAAGCTGCTTGATACCGCCACCTTGCTGTTTTCCTCGCAGGGCATCGCGGCGACCACAGTAGCCGCGGTCGCGCGCCAGGCTGGCGTCACTGCGGCCATGGTGCATTACTACTTCAAGAACCGCGATCAGCTGATCGAAGCCGTGGTCGACGAACGCGTCAGCCTGTTCATCCGCAGCATCTGGGAGCCGATCAACGGCGATCAGCCGCCGGAGCAGATGATCATGGGGATTGTCGACAGGATGATCAGCACGACCGAAAAAATGCCCTGGATGCCGGCCTTGTGGGTGCGCGAAGTCCTGAGCGACGGCGGCCAGCTGCGCGAACGCATGGTGCGGCGGGTGCCGCTGGCCAAGCTGATGCTGTTTGCCGACAACATCGCGCGCAGCCAGCAGGCGGGCCAGCTCAATCCGCAGCTGCAGCCGGATCTGATTTTCGTTTCTGTCATCGGCCTGACCATGCTGCCGCTGGCGATGGCGCGTACCTTGAAGGACCGGCCGTCGCTGCCGATCGCACACAAGCTGGCGCTGATGGACAAGGCGCTGCTGGCGCGCCATATCAAGGCGCTGCTGTTGCACGGGCTAGCCATGCCTGGCGCGACTCTCTCTGACGACTAA
- a CDS encoding HlyD family secretion protein: MQYSLADYCKQLVRPAAMAGAVLSYLTLAACTPANDNDWQGYVEGEYVYVAASQGGRLDRLSVQRGQQAALGAPLFALEAGDESAARDQAQRQLKAAEAQLADIQSGKRPQEQEVTRAQLTQAQAAAAKANLQLRRDELQFQAGGIARQQLDDSRAAAETANAQVRQWQSQLTVDRLPSREAQVRAQQAQVAAAQAVLEQADWKLGQKTVTATRAGLVFDTMYREGEWVAAGNPVLRMLPPENVKIRFFVPETTLGRFKLNQALTLSCDGCPANVAVHISYISTESEYNPPIIYSNQSRAKLVYMIEARPAPADALKLHPGQPVEVKLP; the protein is encoded by the coding sequence ATGCAATACAGCCTGGCCGATTATTGCAAGCAGCTGGTCCGTCCTGCCGCCATGGCTGGGGCGGTTCTCAGCTACCTGACGCTGGCAGCCTGCACCCCCGCCAACGACAACGATTGGCAGGGCTATGTCGAAGGCGAATACGTGTATGTCGCGGCCTCGCAGGGCGGCCGCCTGGACCGGCTGTCGGTGCAGCGCGGCCAGCAGGCCGCCCTGGGGGCGCCGCTGTTCGCGCTGGAAGCAGGCGATGAAAGCGCCGCCCGCGATCAGGCGCAGCGCCAGCTGAAAGCCGCCGAAGCGCAGCTGGCCGACATCCAGAGCGGCAAGCGGCCGCAGGAACAGGAAGTGACGCGGGCACAGCTGACGCAAGCCCAGGCGGCGGCCGCCAAAGCCAATTTGCAGTTGCGCCGCGACGAACTACAATTCCAGGCCGGCGGCATCGCACGCCAGCAGCTGGACGACTCGCGTGCAGCGGCCGAGACGGCGAACGCCCAGGTGCGGCAGTGGCAAAGCCAGCTGACGGTAGATCGCCTGCCTAGCCGCGAAGCCCAGGTGCGGGCGCAACAGGCCCAGGTCGCCGCCGCCCAGGCGGTGCTGGAACAGGCTGACTGGAAGCTCGGCCAGAAAACGGTGACAGCAACCCGCGCCGGCCTGGTGTTCGACACCATGTACCGGGAAGGTGAATGGGTGGCGGCCGGCAATCCGGTGCTGCGCATGCTGCCGCCGGAAAACGTCAAGATCCGTTTCTTCGTGCCGGAAACCACCTTGGGGCGCTTCAAGCTCAACCAGGCGCTGACGCTTAGCTGCGACGGCTGCCCGGCTAACGTGGCTGTGCACATCTCCTATATTTCCACCGAGTCCGAGTACAACCCGCCCATCATCTACAGCAACCAGTCGCGCGCCAAGCTGGTGTACATGATCGAAGCGCGGCCGGCGCCGGCCGATGCGCTCAAGCTGCATCCGGGGCAACCGGTGGAAGTGAAACTGCCATGA
- a CDS encoding ABC transporter permease: MNGFSGFSGFSFNRWWSIVLKEFLQLMRDRVTVRMITVIPVMQMVLFGFAINSDPKHMPTAVIAADHSEFTRTFIAAMKASDYFDIVAELPNEAAARSALAQGKVLFVLNIPASFTRDLLRGQRPALLVEADATDPTATGMALAALPQLVQSVADKDLQGALAKFSGGAPAFQVQVQRLYNPEGVTQYNVVPGLMGVILSMTMVMMTGLSMTRERERGTMENLLATPVSPIEVMTGKIMPYIAIGLIQATIILLGARFMFHVPFAGSVLAIYLAALLFIAASLTVGITLSSIAQNQLQAMQLTMFYFLPNILLSGFMFPFQGMPKWAQYIGNLLPLTYFNRLIRGILLKGNGWVDLWPSVWPLMLFTVIVMGIALRFYRRTLD, translated from the coding sequence ATGAACGGTTTCTCGGGTTTTTCGGGGTTTTCATTCAACCGCTGGTGGAGCATCGTCCTCAAGGAATTCCTGCAGCTGATGCGCGACCGCGTCACGGTGCGCATGATCACCGTGATCCCGGTGATGCAGATGGTGCTGTTCGGCTTTGCCATCAACAGCGATCCCAAACACATGCCGACTGCCGTCATCGCCGCCGATCACAGCGAGTTCACGCGCACTTTCATCGCTGCGATGAAGGCATCTGACTATTTCGATATCGTCGCCGAGCTGCCCAACGAAGCGGCAGCCCGTAGCGCGCTGGCGCAGGGTAAAGTGCTGTTCGTGCTGAATATCCCGGCCAGCTTCACGCGCGATTTGCTGCGCGGCCAGCGGCCGGCTTTGCTGGTCGAGGCCGACGCCACCGATCCGACCGCCACCGGCATGGCCCTGGCGGCCTTGCCGCAACTGGTGCAATCGGTCGCCGACAAGGATTTGCAAGGGGCGCTGGCGAAGTTCAGCGGCGGCGCTCCGGCCTTCCAGGTGCAGGTGCAGCGCCTCTACAACCCGGAAGGCGTAACCCAATACAACGTCGTGCCCGGCTTGATGGGCGTGATCCTGTCGATGACCATGGTGATGATGACCGGCCTTTCCATGACCCGTGAGCGTGAGCGCGGCACCATGGAAAACCTGCTGGCGACGCCGGTCTCGCCGATCGAGGTCATGACCGGCAAGATCATGCCGTATATCGCGATCGGCCTGATCCAGGCCACCATCATCCTGCTCGGCGCGCGCTTCATGTTCCATGTACCGTTTGCCGGCAGTGTGCTGGCGATCTATCTGGCGGCGCTGTTGTTCATCGCGGCCAGCCTGACGGTCGGCATCACCTTGTCGTCGATCGCGCAAAACCAGCTGCAGGCGATGCAGCTGACGATGTTCTATTTCTTGCCTAACATCCTGCTATCGGGCTTCATGTTCCCGTTCCAGGGCATGCCGAAGTGGGCGCAGTACATCGGCAACCTGCTGCCGCTGACCTATTTCAACCGCCTGATACGCGGCATCCTGTTGAAGGGCAACGGCTGGGTCGACCTGTGGCCGAGCGTGTGGCCGCTGATGCTGTTCACGGTGATCGTGATGGGCATTGCGCTGCGTTTCTATCGCCGCACACTGGATTGA
- a CDS encoding nicotinate phosphoribosyltransferase — MKLNPATAIDGYKVDHRRQYPDNTEIVFSNLTARTTRREYTDHLVFFGLQYFIKSFLIKSWEEDFFKRPKDEVIRRFSRRINNYLGPNNVGTQHIADLHDLGYLPIKIMALPEGSVYSLRVPCLVIFNTDERFFWLTNYLETILSTNVWGMCTSATTAHQYKKILTAYALETDGSIEFVNWQGHDFSFRGMYGAEAAAMSGAAHLLSFTGTDTIPAIDFLEDFYGANSDLELVGGSVAATEHSVMCAGGMDNELETFRRLIQDIYPAGIVSIVSDSWDFWQVMTDFTVKLKEQILARDGKVVFRPDTGCPVKMICGDADAEIGSPEYKGAIECLWEVFGGSETKQGYKILDPHVGLIYGDSITIERAMAICAGLKAKGFASTNVVFGIGSYTYQYVTRDTDGFAVKATFAKISGEDREIFKAPKTGDGTKNSAKGLVAVYKNDQGEFYLKDQVSWNEVNNCEFVPVFENGKLLNEVSLTEIRERLAATI, encoded by the coding sequence ATGAAATTGAATCCCGCCACCGCAATCGACGGCTACAAAGTCGATCATCGCCGTCAATATCCCGACAATACTGAAATTGTATTCAGCAATTTGACTGCTAGGACAACTCGTCGCGAATACACTGATCATCTGGTTTTTTTTGGATTACAGTACTTTATAAAAAGTTTTTTAATCAAAAGCTGGGAAGAAGATTTTTTTAAACGGCCAAAAGACGAAGTCATCCGTCGATTTTCTCGTCGCATAAATAACTATCTGGGCCCGAATAATGTCGGCACGCAGCACATTGCGGATCTGCACGACCTGGGCTATCTGCCTATAAAAATCATGGCGTTGCCCGAGGGTTCGGTTTACTCGTTAAGAGTGCCATGTCTTGTGATTTTCAATACGGACGAGCGGTTTTTCTGGCTCACCAATTATCTGGAGACCATTCTCTCGACCAATGTATGGGGCATGTGCACCAGTGCCACTACCGCGCATCAATACAAAAAGATACTGACAGCTTACGCGCTGGAAACCGATGGCAGCATCGAGTTCGTGAATTGGCAAGGACACGACTTCAGCTTCCGCGGCATGTATGGCGCTGAAGCAGCCGCAATGAGCGGCGCCGCGCATTTATTGAGCTTTACAGGCACAGACACCATTCCTGCCATCGATTTTCTGGAAGATTTTTACGGCGCCAATAGCGATCTGGAACTGGTTGGCGGCAGTGTTGCAGCAACCGAGCATTCAGTCATGTGCGCCGGCGGCATGGATAATGAACTTGAAACCTTCCGGCGCTTGATTCAGGACATCTATCCGGCTGGGATCGTTAGTATCGTGTCGGATTCCTGGGATTTCTGGCAAGTGATGACGGATTTTACCGTCAAACTTAAAGAGCAGATTCTCGCGCGCGATGGAAAAGTCGTGTTTCGTCCTGACACCGGCTGTCCAGTCAAAATGATTTGTGGCGATGCTGATGCCGAAATCGGCTCGCCGGAATACAAAGGCGCTATTGAATGTTTGTGGGAAGTGTTTGGCGGCAGCGAAACCAAGCAAGGCTACAAGATTCTGGATCCCCATGTCGGATTGATTTATGGCGACTCCATCACTATTGAGCGCGCCATGGCAATTTGTGCAGGGCTCAAAGCCAAAGGATTTGCCTCAACCAATGTGGTTTTCGGCATTGGCAGTTACACTTATCAATACGTAACTCGCGATACTGATGGTTTCGCCGTTAAAGCGACTTTCGCCAAGATTTCTGGTGAAGATCGTGAAATTTTCAAGGCGCCCAAAACGGGGGATGGCACCAAGAATTCAGCCAAAGGCCTGGTAGCAGTCTACAAAAATGATCAAGGCGAATTTTATCTGAAGGACCAAGTGAGCTGGAATGAAGTCAATAACTGCGAATTTGTTCCCGTGTTTGAGAATGGAAAATTACTCAACGAGGTAAGCCTCACTGAGATTCGGGAGCGTTTGGCAGCCACGATTTAA
- a CDS encoding HEAT repeat domain-containing protein: protein MAHSLKSLVGIALQDWNSDNSWQAIAELQMRGSPEFLAVTRRFAKCRNWRKRALGMYIVSQLRRRQNGSPTGNAEYALAETQLMLLTGLRDSRVEVVCAAISGFGHRPHLSALPNLIAFATHPDQRIRLRIAIALGSYPEVESIDTLLRLAIDISDEVRNWATFGIGSMQEADNSKIRDLLWLNLQESEDDVRGEALMGLAFRKDKRIIPVLLELLDDDCRIFELNAAESIASPLLLERLNTIEKSVAGDDSIDSYWYRCLVDAIAKCSHTHIQEQPSLLGT from the coding sequence ATGGCACACAGCCTTAAAAGTCTCGTCGGCATCGCACTGCAAGACTGGAATAGCGACAATAGCTGGCAGGCAATCGCCGAACTGCAGATGCGGGGATCACCTGAATTCCTCGCTGTTACCCGTAGATTTGCAAAATGCCGGAATTGGCGGAAACGAGCTTTGGGTATGTATATCGTGTCACAGCTTCGCAGGCGCCAAAATGGCTCCCCGACAGGAAACGCGGAGTATGCGTTGGCCGAAACGCAATTGATGTTGTTAACTGGTTTGCGGGACAGCCGCGTTGAAGTTGTATGTGCCGCAATTTCTGGATTTGGTCACAGACCGCATCTGTCGGCATTGCCGAATCTCATTGCTTTTGCGACCCACCCAGATCAACGGATACGGCTGCGAATAGCCATCGCGTTAGGCAGCTATCCTGAGGTTGAGTCAATTGATACGCTATTAAGGCTTGCGATCGACATCTCTGATGAGGTTCGCAATTGGGCGACCTTTGGTATCGGCTCGATGCAGGAAGCGGATAATTCCAAGATACGCGACCTGCTTTGGCTCAACTTGCAGGAAAGCGAAGACGACGTCAGAGGCGAGGCCTTGATGGGGCTGGCATTTCGCAAGGATAAGAGGATCATCCCGGTATTGCTCGAATTGTTAGACGACGACTGCCGAATATTTGAACTGAACGCTGCTGAATCAATTGCTAGTCCACTGCTTTTGGAGCGCCTGAATACAATAGAGAAATCTGTCGCTGGCGATGATTCAATTGATTCATATTGGTATCGATGCCTTGTAGATGCCATTGCGAAGTGCAGTCATACGCATATACAGGAACAACCCAGCCTTTTGGGCACATAG
- a CDS encoding immunity protein Imm33 domain-containing protein gives MTTWTLEDADKIATSHKYTFYKPSRDIIAQIKPGEVVKLIFCLDSDDPEAPRAERMWVLVDEIDADGRFVGRLNNEPRWIKGLKLDDRVSFDASNIINTEHDDNNNLVERYLKRCFATNRILKDGEKVGYLYRESPDSENDSGWRFTANDESDEYMNEPGNCCYVSVGLVLSCDDSFIHLLDSPADSSFIRDIRTQEFVQLENE, from the coding sequence ATGACTACTTGGACGTTAGAGGACGCCGATAAAATTGCGACCTCTCATAAATATACGTTTTATAAGCCATCCCGAGACATAATCGCGCAGATTAAACCTGGTGAGGTAGTGAAGCTGATTTTTTGCTTAGATTCGGATGATCCCGAAGCGCCGAGGGCCGAGCGGATGTGGGTTCTTGTTGACGAAATTGATGCAGATGGCAGGTTTGTCGGACGATTGAACAATGAGCCGCGATGGATTAAAGGCCTTAAACTTGATGACAGAGTTTCGTTCGATGCGTCGAACATTATCAATACAGAGCACGATGACAATAATAATCTCGTTGAACGTTATTTGAAGCGTTGCTTCGCTACTAATCGGATACTTAAGGATGGCGAAAAAGTGGGTTATTTATACCGGGAATCGCCTGACAGTGAAAATGACAGCGGATGGCGGTTCACTGCAAATGACGAATCAGACGAGTACATGAACGAACCGGGAAACTGTTGCTACGTGTCCGTTGGACTAGTCCTCTCCTGCGATGATTCATTTATACATCTTCTGGACTCACCGGCGGACTCCTCCTTCATCAGAGATATTCGCACCCAGGAGTTTGTACAACTTGAGAATGAGTGA
- a CDS encoding SPFH domain-containing protein has protein sequence MLNLISSLGWFPTVLIIVVAAAILLAIFLSVSGIIRYIPNDRIGVVEKLWSSSGSVKAGLLALHGEAGLQPDLRRGGFHFFAPFQFRVHIHPMVSVTQGRIGYVFARDGIDLPAGQTLADNAKVEDFRDVRSFLEGGGQKGPQRKILREGTHIINPALFVVMTEEATYSLSLDAQEKAYYEQMRGVLDERSGFTPVVLKEVAGTHDSDQLAIVTVQDGPGLPKDELLAPDVGDSHNSFQEPEKFLAAGGQRGRQERVLVEGTYYINRLFATVELIKKTIIPVGYVGVVVSYTGRKGSDLSGKEYSHGELVESGCRGVWRDPLMPGKYAFNTYAGKIELVPTTNFVLMWKSGESGSSFDSNLREITLITKDAFEPQLPLSVVVHIDYRKAPMVVQRFGNVAQLVEQTLDPMVSSYFKNVSQTKTFIELIQSRSELQGNASADMKERFQAYSLEFQEVLIGTPKPQPGDTKIENIMAQLRDRQIAREQVETFAQKQIAADKERELNEAEQRASKQKELTGSLVDISIKENQGSANVKAAEKKRQEIEALAHAEKFKQEMEGSGRASAIRSVGEAEASAIKAKSEAMQGEGADKQLMQTVMLRLAEAFETSKVPLVPQIQMGGGGDTNAFNTLLSLMGSLKAGELAQSLKQDQAPRV, from the coding sequence ATGTTGAATCTGATCTCAAGCCTGGGATGGTTTCCCACGGTGCTTATCATTGTGGTGGCTGCGGCCATCTTGCTGGCCATATTTCTGTCGGTATCGGGCATCATCCGCTATATCCCGAACGACAGGATAGGCGTGGTTGAAAAACTCTGGAGTTCCAGCGGCTCGGTGAAAGCCGGCCTGCTGGCCCTGCATGGCGAAGCTGGCTTGCAGCCCGACCTGCGCCGCGGCGGCTTCCATTTCTTTGCGCCGTTCCAGTTCCGTGTCCACATCCATCCGATGGTGTCGGTCACCCAGGGCCGCATCGGCTATGTCTTTGCGCGTGACGGCATCGACCTGCCGGCCGGACAGACGCTGGCCGACAACGCCAAGGTGGAAGACTTCCGCGATGTCCGCTCCTTCCTCGAAGGCGGCGGCCAGAAAGGACCGCAGCGCAAGATCCTGCGCGAAGGCACGCACATCATCAACCCGGCGCTGTTTGTGGTGATGACTGAAGAAGCGACTTATTCGCTGTCGCTGGATGCCCAGGAAAAAGCCTATTACGAGCAGATGCGGGGAGTGCTCGACGAGCGCAGCGGCTTTACGCCGGTGGTGCTGAAGGAAGTGGCCGGCACCCACGATTCCGACCAGCTGGCCATCGTCACGGTGCAGGATGGCCCCGGCCTGCCCAAGGACGAGTTACTGGCGCCGGACGTCGGCGACAGCCACAACTCCTTCCAGGAACCGGAAAAATTCCTCGCCGCCGGCGGCCAGCGCGGGCGCCAGGAACGGGTGCTGGTGGAGGGCACGTATTACATCAACCGCCTGTTTGCCACGGTTGAACTGATCAAGAAGACCATCATCCCGGTCGGCTACGTCGGCGTGGTGGTGTCCTATACCGGGCGCAAAGGTTCCGACCTGTCCGGCAAGGAATACAGCCATGGCGAGCTGGTCGAAAGCGGTTGCCGCGGCGTCTGGCGCGATCCTTTGATGCCGGGGAAATACGCATTCAACACCTACGCCGGCAAGATCGAGCTGGTGCCGACCACCAACTTCGTGCTGATGTGGAAGTCCGGCGAAAGCGGCTCCAGCTTCGACAGCAACCTGCGTGAGATCACCTTGATTACCAAGGATGCGTTCGAGCCGCAGTTGCCCTTGTCGGTGGTGGTGCATATCGACTACCGCAAGGCGCCGATGGTGGTGCAGCGCTTCGGCAATGTCGCCCAGTTGGTGGAACAGACGCTGGATCCGATGGTGTCCTCGTATTTCAAGAACGTCTCGCAAACCAAGACCTTCATCGAGCTGATCCAGTCGCGCAGTGAACTGCAAGGCAATGCTTCAGCCGACATGAAAGAGCGCTTCCAGGCCTATTCGCTGGAATTCCAGGAAGTCCTGATCGGTACGCCGAAGCCGCAGCCGGGCGACACCAAGATCGAAAACATCATGGCCCAGCTGCGCGATCGCCAGATCGCCCGCGAACAGGTGGAAACCTTTGCCCAAAAGCAGATCGCCGCCGACAAGGAGCGCGAGCTCAACGAGGCGGAGCAGCGTGCCTCCAAGCAGAAGGAATTGACCGGTTCGCTGGTGGATATCTCGATCAAGGAAAACCAAGGTTCCGCCAATGTCAAGGCGGCAGAAAAGAAGCGCCAGGAAATCGAAGCGCTGGCCCATGCCGAGAAGTTCAAGCAGGAAATGGAGGGCTCCGGCCGCGCGTCCGCCATCCGCTCGGTCGGTGAAGCCGAAGCATCGGCGATCAAGGCCAAGTCGGAAGCGATGCAAGGCGAGGGCGCAGACAAGCAGCTGATGCAAACCGTGATGCTGCGCCTGGCGGAAGCGTTTGAAACCTCCAAGGTGCCGCTGGTGCCGCAGATCCAGATGGGCGGTGGCGGCGATACCAATGCCTTCAATACGCTGCTGTCGCTGATGGGTTCGCTCAAGGCCGGCGAGCTGGCGCAGTCGCTGAAGCAGGATCAGGCGCCACGCGTTTAA
- a CDS encoding helix-turn-helix domain-containing protein, translating to MPAKYAQSYADTLLRETESSLASDVEKAIYLSLPSGRATIEQISQSMGMNVRSMQRQLSESREIFSDLVNHARRDLAVRYMENPNFSLGRVAVLLGYSMPSSFTRWFKAEFGESPAIWRKAHMKQQHHNTAGSGGGLP from the coding sequence ATGCCGGCCAAGTATGCGCAGAGTTATGCGGATACCCTGCTAAGGGAAACAGAAAGCTCGCTCGCATCCGATGTCGAGAAAGCAATCTACCTTTCCTTGCCCAGCGGACGTGCGACCATCGAACAAATCTCGCAAAGCATGGGAATGAATGTCCGATCCATGCAGCGCCAGCTGTCGGAATCGAGAGAGATCTTCTCGGATCTGGTCAATCATGCGCGCCGCGATCTTGCCGTGCGCTATATGGAAAATCCCAACTTCTCTCTGGGACGAGTGGCGGTACTCCTGGGCTACTCCATGCCGAGCTCGTTTACGCGGTGGTTTAAAGCCGAATTCGGGGAGTCGCCGGCGATCTGGCGCAAGGCGCACATGAAACAGCAACATCACAATACTGCCGGATCTGGCGGCGGGCTGCCATGA